The genomic DNA ACCAGCCGCTCCTTATCGCATATCCCGCGTAGCTGAAAGGTCGTCATTTGCTCTAGCTCCGCCCGCGTGTATTTCGCCGTGAAGCGAATGCCTTTTCGATCGGTGAGCGGGTCAAGCAGCCTGTATGTATAGGATCCGTTCATCGTTCACATGTCCTTTCTCTGCCATTTGGCCTTAATAGAGGGCAATAGCGTCTATTTTCATCGTCGGGTCTGCCTCCAAAATACCGAAATGACGTGTCCAATACAGCTCAATCGTAAAACGCGCCGGAAGAAACAGGTCCAGAATTAAATCCGCTTTAATCCGTGACAACTGCGTTTCCTTCTGACCGATATAGATAAGCAATTCGTCCTTTTCCTCACAATTGGTGTAAATGATCGAGCGGTGGAAAACGCGGCGCATCGTTTCTTTTAGCAAATGTACAGCTTCCCCCGTCTCATACAGCCGCAGCAACCCTTCGGCAATCGCATCCTGCTCCTCACGGTTTAACTGCGCAAAGCTTTCCTTCACCTTCGGGCCAAAGATGCCATTTTCGATGTCACGCTGAACAAACTGAATATGGTACTCCCGCCGATTCATCCCTTGATACAGATCCGTTTCGGCCAGAAAATGCATCATAATATCGAACAGCGACTCTCTCAGCTCTAGGTACTCTTCAGCATCCGGCGGAAACAGGTCCCGAAAAATAGAATAAAAGCGGTAGTACGGATTGATTTCCACCACCTGCTCCAGCTCAGATGTATTCAGCTCGGTCAGACTCAGCTCCATATACGGGGAGTAGCTGACAGCGGGTACAAACCGGAAGCTGTTCACATCTAACTCCTGTTCCCTCGCGCGCATGAGCAAATCCCAGACGTAATTCACAGCCATTCTCCTTTACACTTGTACTCCGGGAAATACATCTGCACTTCCGACACCAGAAAGCTCAGTAAGTCAGATAAAATGTAGGCAGGAAATGTGGACGAAGCATCCGCAGAACCGTGTCTAAACGCCAATCGCATGATCTGCTTGCCTTCCTCCGTCCGTACGTTGTCACTGACAAACGGATTTAATGGATACGTCCGGGTTTTGGATAAAAGCTTGCTCACATCATTTCGGCCTGTGCCTCCCCAAATGTCCACACGCTCCAATTCCAATCCCTGTGCAGCTTCAAAAGAGTGTACAATGCGTGTAATTTCGGCTTTGGCCCTGACAATCACGGCCTGTTTCCCAGCATACCGTCCCAAAAAGCTGTCCTGCCGCCGATTGGACAACACTGGATAGGTCTGACGACTGAGCCTCGTTGAGACGGGCTTGGTAACCTTCAATACATTCCATTCGCCGGACTTATCACGTGGCGTGACAATCGTCAGTTCCTCTTCCGTACGCTTGATATACCGGATATCGCCTTCCACTCCGTCAATCAGGTAGCCGTGCTCAGGTCCTGTTTTACGTAGAGGAAGCACATGCTCATAATTCACATGATCTATAGCCGGTATGGGGAAACCACTGTTTTTCAAAGACAGTCGTTCAATGTTCCAAAGTGGAAAAACATCCACCTTCTTAAAACTGTCGAATTCCTCCAATGAGATCGTAATTTCGTGAATTTCCTCATCGGCGGAAGGCTGACCTTCTCCTCCAACCAGCACGCAATCGACAAATTTATAAGCGTACGGGTGATTAATCGTTTTCCATGGCATTCCATTTTGCATGAACATCAGATACAGCTTCTCAATCTCCAAAATATAAGAACGGTTGTGCTCCAGACGAAACCGAATCGGATAGCTTCCGGTTTCCGTTACAAGCGTTCCCTCGAAAACCCGTTTGCTGCGGACAAGCGCGGTGATCTGATCGGTCTCCATCTCCAGAAAAAGAGTAAAGAGCGGCAACGCCCCGCCTTCCCGAACGACCTCTGCCACGCGGCTGATGTCCATCACCTTGTCCTTGGTATCTGACGGCAACACCGGATATAAAAATTCATGAATCGGATCATAGTCCTCACGTGATGTCAATGACACGTACACGTCAAACTTCTCTTCCGTATTCTCAATTTCCTCAAATACCCGCCGTTCCAGCTGGCGGGTCATTTCTTCCTGATATTCGACGAGGTTCATAAACACCCCCGCCATCATATTTTTCAGCAAACGTCTCTGCTCCAGATCGTCCATCTTGCTCAAACGGTCCTGCACCAGCTCTTTCACGACGTCTCACTCCTTCCCGGCTCCAGCATTCATTGAACATGAAAACCTTAACTTCCGTTCGCAGTCGCCTGATTCTGACTGCCTGAATCAGATGCACCCTCTGCCTTGGAAGCAGAATCAGCAGTTCCTTGCTCCTTACTGGCGGGTGCCTTCGTCGAAGAGGCATTCCCATCACTCGTACTACCACTCTTCGTAGCTGAAGAAGCTTCCTTCTTCGCGGCTGCTGAGTCCGCTGATTTCATTGTTGCAGCGTTACCCGTAGCTGTTGCAGCCTTGGTTTGCGATGCTGTAGCAGGGGGCGCAGCAGCCGAAGCCGCGGCTTCGTCCGTTATGTCCCCCTCGCCCGTATCGTTCAGCGCTCCGTCAGATCCTGCCGCTCCAGCAGCAAGCTGACCATTTTTCTGCTGGTCCGCGCTCTGTTTCTCCTCTGCCTTCGCAATACTCCGCTCCAGTGCCAGCACACTTTCCAGCTTGCCGATTTCCTGATAAATCTCCTGTGCCCCGCTATAAGCGTCAATGGCTCCTTCATAATCCAGGTCCTTCATCAGCCGATCCCCTCTGGCTTGGAGCTTGCCAGCCTGAATTTCCTTGAGCTGCTGCTGGATGACCGTCATTTTATCATTAGTCTCGGTAATCTTTTTCTCCAGCTCTTTTTGCGCAGATGTATAACCGGATTCCATCGCAGCCTTATTCGCCTTCGTATACAGCTTGAGCGCACTCGCGTAATCTCCGCCCTGAAATTTCAAATCTCCG from Paenibacillus sp. FSL R10-2782 includes the following:
- a CDS encoding iron-dependent peroxidase is translated as MNYVWDLLMRAREQELDVNSFRFVPAVSYSPYMELSLTELNTSELEQVVEINPYYRFYSIFRDLFPPDAEEYLELRESLFDIMMHFLAETDLYQGMNRREYHIQFVQRDIENGIFGPKVKESFAQLNREEQDAIAEGLLRLYETGEAVHLLKETMRRVFHRSIIYTNCEEKDELLIYIGQKETQLSRIKADLILDLFLPARFTIELYWTRHFGILEADPTMKIDAIALY
- a CDS encoding normocyte-binding protein; this encodes MKELVQDRLSKMDDLEQRRLLKNMMAGVFMNLVEYQEEMTRQLERRVFEEIENTEEKFDVYVSLTSREDYDPIHEFLYPVLPSDTKDKVMDISRVAEVVREGGALPLFTLFLEMETDQITALVRSKRVFEGTLVTETGSYPIRFRLEHNRSYILEIEKLYLMFMQNGMPWKTINHPYAYKFVDCVLVGGEGQPSADEEIHEITISLEEFDSFKKVDVFPLWNIERLSLKNSGFPIPAIDHVNYEHVLPLRKTGPEHGYLIDGVEGDIRYIKRTEEELTIVTPRDKSGEWNVLKVTKPVSTRLSRQTYPVLSNRRQDSFLGRYAGKQAVIVRAKAEITRIVHSFEAAQGLELERVDIWGGTGRNDVSKLLSKTRTYPLNPFVSDNVRTEEGKQIMRLAFRHGSADASSTFPAYILSDLLSFLVSEVQMYFPEYKCKGEWL